A single Crateriforma conspicua DNA region contains:
- a CDS encoding DEAD/DEAH box helicase, whose protein sequence is MNKFDSIQLAPPIQKALKSLGYETPTPVQAQAIPPAVAGQDVLGCAQTGTGKTAAFALPILDYLENDRPEIIPNQPTTLVLAPTRELAIQIGDSFRDYAKHLRIRLAVIHGGVNQVPQVKQVRRGVDVLVATPGRLLDLMNQGHIDLSGVEIFVLDEADRMLDMGFLPALKKIIADLPKNRQSLFFSATMPPKIQSLAGELLFNPVSIDVTPKTKSVDLIRQSIRYVRREEKLDCLHRRLTEPNMDRAIVFTRTKHGANALVRKLDRQGVVAAAIHGNKSQSARQRALDAFRDKKISVLVATDVAARGIDIAGVSHVINFDMPVEAESYVHRIGRTGRAGCDGIAISFCTADEIDELRSIEKLIGRKIDIENPDAKFRHDGASADAGKPARSSRSGNRSGGQARQNRRRDRSGSTSGRKRQSRSAAMAR, encoded by the coding sequence ATGAACAAATTCGATTCGATCCAACTCGCGCCCCCGATCCAAAAAGCACTGAAATCGCTGGGCTACGAGACGCCCACTCCGGTGCAAGCCCAAGCGATTCCTCCTGCGGTCGCCGGCCAAGACGTCTTGGGATGCGCACAAACCGGAACCGGAAAGACGGCCGCTTTCGCGTTGCCAATCCTGGACTATCTGGAAAACGACCGGCCCGAAATCATTCCGAACCAGCCGACGACGCTGGTGCTGGCACCGACACGCGAATTGGCGATCCAGATCGGCGACAGCTTTCGTGACTACGCCAAGCACCTGAGAATCCGGCTTGCCGTAATCCATGGGGGCGTCAATCAGGTTCCCCAAGTCAAACAAGTGCGACGCGGGGTGGATGTTTTGGTCGCCACGCCAGGCCGCTTGCTGGACTTGATGAACCAGGGCCACATCGACCTCAGCGGTGTGGAGATCTTTGTGTTGGATGAAGCCGACCGGATGTTGGACATGGGATTCTTGCCGGCCTTGAAAAAGATCATTGCCGACCTGCCCAAGAACCGCCAGTCGCTGTTTTTCTCCGCGACCATGCCGCCCAAAATTCAATCGCTTGCCGGCGAATTGCTGTTCAATCCGGTGTCCATCGACGTCACGCCAAAGACCAAAAGCGTCGACCTGATCCGCCAGTCGATTCGTTACGTCCGGCGTGAAGAAAAACTGGATTGCCTTCACCGCCGGCTGACCGAACCGAACATGGATCGGGCCATCGTGTTCACCCGAACCAAGCATGGTGCCAACGCTTTGGTGCGAAAGCTCGATCGCCAAGGTGTCGTTGCCGCTGCGATTCACGGCAACAAATCACAATCGGCCCGACAGCGTGCGTTGGACGCGTTTCGTGACAAGAAGATTTCCGTGTTGGTGGCAACCGATGTCGCCGCGCGTGGGATCGACATCGCGGGCGTGTCACACGTCATCAACTTTGACATGCCGGTCGAAGCCGAAAGCTACGTCCACCGGATCGGCCGAACAGGACGCGCCGGATGTGATGGCATCGCGATTTCCTTTTGCACAGCGGATGAAATTGATGAACTGCGGTCGATCGAAAAACTGATCGGCCGAAAAATCGACATCGAGAATCCGGATGCGAAGTTCCGCCATGACGGCGCATCGGCGGACGCTGGTAAACCGGCGAGGTCCAGCCGATCCGGAAATCGGTCCGGCGGCCAAGCCCGACAGAACCGTCGTCGCGATCGCAGTGGCAGCACCAGCGGACGTAAACGCCAATCACGTTCGGCCGCCATGGCCCGCTAA
- a CDS encoding SGNH/GDSL hydrolase family protein, with protein sequence MWTDRPVQLVGIGDSVTRGLGARTTAHSYFRRLIENPPDEWSDMRGKCLSAVLPNLQATNLAVSGSTSPMHLDVIENDLPSYPDDVFGLVVMTTGGNDLIHSYGRLPPREAAMFGSTLQQALPWIDRFEARLNQMLQRTIDRFPGGCEIYLADIYDPTDGVGDGASVFLPAWPDGLEIHSRYNEVIHRAADRLASVHLVPMHKTFLGHGSHCRQFWRSTYDASDPHYWFWDNIEDPNTRGYDAIRRVFLNEIVRNTNLRMESNPQSLATQG encoded by the coding sequence GTGTGGACCGATAGACCGGTTCAGCTTGTCGGAATCGGTGACAGTGTCACGCGAGGCTTGGGCGCGCGGACGACGGCACACAGCTATTTTCGACGGCTGATCGAAAATCCGCCGGACGAATGGTCGGATATGCGTGGCAAATGCCTTTCGGCCGTGTTGCCCAACTTGCAGGCCACGAATTTGGCCGTTTCCGGTAGCACGTCTCCGATGCATCTGGATGTCATCGAAAACGACTTGCCATCTTATCCCGACGATGTCTTCGGTTTGGTGGTCATGACCACCGGGGGCAACGACTTGATTCACAGCTATGGTCGCTTGCCGCCAAGGGAAGCCGCCATGTTTGGATCCACGTTGCAGCAGGCGTTGCCGTGGATCGACCGCTTCGAAGCACGTTTGAATCAAATGCTTCAGCGGACGATCGATCGCTTTCCCGGCGGATGCGAGATCTACCTGGCCGACATCTATGATCCGACCGACGGCGTGGGCGACGGCGCCAGTGTCTTTCTACCCGCGTGGCCAGACGGGCTAGAAATTCATTCGCGGTACAACGAAGTCATCCACCGCGCGGCGGATCGTCTGGCGTCCGTGCATTTGGTTCCGATGCACAAAACCTTTTTGGGGCACGGATCACACTGTCGTCAGTTTTGGAGGTCAACCTATGACGCCTCCGATCCACACTATTGGTTTTGGGACAACATCGAAGACCCCAACACACGTGGTTACGACGCGATACGCAGGGTGTTCTTAAACGAAATCGTGCGCAACACCAACTTGCGAATGGAATCGAACCCTCAATCGTTGGCCACCCAGGGCTAA
- a CDS encoding glycoside hydrolase family 16 protein, which yields MRFLTALLLLTLSATDVSAEPWKLVWSDEFDVDGLPDESKWGYEVGFIRNEEAQYYTQARPENARVKDGVLIIEGRKEEYANPDYQPNSRSWQKNRSHAQYTAASVVTRHKANWTYGRIEVRAKLPQGTGVWPAIWMLGSNRSELGWPRCGEIDIMEFVGKEPQHVHGNAHFSVDGQHRSDHGKLETAEPYADFHVYAIEWDEDHIHFFFDDTQYHTFRIDKAGKGADNPFRKPQYLLINLALGGTWGGKIDDSIFPQQYLIDYVRVYQREE from the coding sequence ATGCGTTTCCTGACCGCCCTGTTGTTGCTGACCTTGTCCGCCACCGATGTCTCCGCCGAACCTTGGAAACTTGTCTGGTCCGATGAATTTGACGTCGACGGTTTACCGGATGAATCCAAGTGGGGATACGAAGTCGGTTTTATTCGCAACGAAGAAGCTCAATACTACACCCAGGCCCGGCCGGAAAACGCTCGCGTGAAAGACGGCGTTTTGATCATTGAAGGGCGGAAAGAAGAGTACGCCAATCCTGACTATCAACCAAATTCCAGAAGTTGGCAGAAGAATCGATCCCACGCCCAGTACACAGCCGCCAGCGTGGTGACGCGACACAAAGCAAATTGGACCTACGGCCGTATCGAAGTCCGCGCCAAGCTTCCTCAGGGCACCGGCGTGTGGCCGGCGATCTGGATGCTGGGCAGCAACCGATCCGAACTCGGTTGGCCTCGCTGTGGCGAAATCGACATCATGGAATTTGTGGGCAAAGAACCCCAGCACGTCCACGGCAACGCCCATTTCTCAGTTGACGGACAACACCGTTCGGATCACGGCAAATTGGAAACGGCCGAACCGTACGCCGATTTCCATGTTTACGCGATCGAGTGGGACGAGGACCACATTCACTTCTTCTTTGACGACACACAGTATCACACCTTCCGAATCGACAAAGCTGGCAAGGGCGCGGACAATCCGTTCCGCAAGCCTCAATACTTGCTGATCAACCTGGCCTTGGGTGGCACTTGGGGCGGCAAGATCGACGACAGTATCTTTCCCCAGCAATACCTGATCGACTACGTCCGCGTCTATCAACGCGAAGAGTAG
- a CDS encoding nucleoside hydrolase — protein sequence MGLLLIASAFWLAVTLQAAEPVSVIFDTDMAGDCDDAGALAVLNALADRGEAEILAVVTNRKDPAGLSGAACDVINTFYGRPDVPIGTDKDGARAKWKGGSSYTPVLAKEFAHDSPVDAELPDAIDVYRRTLASAGDQSVVICSVGALSNLQDLLNSSADKHSRLSGAELIRKKVRQTVIMGGAFPRSAKPETNVLLDPPASVAVVNDWPGPIVWQGFEVGAALHCGAGLKRAASNNPVRRAFEVRPYLGQFAIDHGKPAHDQAAVLIAVRGPEPSLWKVSAKGRVVVDSDGHNEWYPGANHQHQYVSIKGRPDRLIQMIEELMLK from the coding sequence ATGGGTCTGTTATTGATAGCGTCAGCGTTTTGGCTTGCGGTGACGCTGCAGGCGGCTGAACCGGTTTCCGTCATTTTCGACACCGACATGGCCGGTGATTGCGACGATGCGGGGGCGCTGGCGGTCCTGAATGCCTTGGCCGATCGAGGCGAAGCGGAAATCTTGGCCGTGGTGACCAACCGCAAAGACCCAGCGGGACTTTCCGGTGCCGCCTGCGATGTCATCAACACTTTCTATGGCCGCCCCGACGTCCCGATTGGGACCGACAAAGATGGTGCCAGGGCGAAGTGGAAGGGCGGAAGTTCTTACACGCCTGTTTTGGCGAAAGAGTTCGCCCATGATAGCCCCGTCGATGCGGAACTTCCCGACGCTATCGACGTTTACCGAAGAACGCTTGCATCGGCGGGCGACCAGTCGGTGGTCATTTGCAGCGTCGGCGCGCTAAGTAATTTGCAAGACCTTTTGAATTCGTCGGCGGACAAACACAGTCGGCTTTCTGGGGCTGAGTTGATCAGAAAGAAGGTTCGGCAGACGGTCATCATGGGTGGGGCGTTTCCTCGGTCGGCCAAGCCGGAAACCAATGTGCTACTCGATCCGCCCGCATCCGTGGCCGTCGTCAACGATTGGCCAGGGCCGATTGTTTGGCAGGGTTTCGAAGTGGGGGCGGCGTTGCATTGTGGTGCAGGTCTGAAACGGGCCGCATCCAACAATCCGGTCCGACGGGCATTCGAAGTGCGGCCGTACTTGGGCCAGTTTGCCATCGATCATGGAAAGCCCGCTCATGACCAGGCCGCCGTGTTGATCGCGGTTCGTGGCCCTGAACCATCGCTGTGGAAAGTCAGCGCGAAGGGAAGAGTCGTCGTTGATTCCGACGGTCACAACGAATGGTACCCTGGTGCCAATCATCAGCATCAATACGTGTCGATCAAAGGACGTCCCGATCGTCTGATTCAAATGATCGAAGAATTGATGCTCAAGTGA
- a CDS encoding apiosidase-like domain-containing protein → MNRVLQIRPALASVFLVCVCTCGVADAMSVVSAAKDAPQWQECEIEFSATGRYDNAYIDCKAWVDFVHDDGTKIRRPMFWDGGQTFRVRFASTKSSGTWKWTSGSGPVDDGLHDLSGELTARPTGVAETIFQRHGFWSIPAGERNLVHSDGKSCFLCADTAWALPWRATVDQAVRYADDRAEKGFNAALLMTVMPDSNTTGPRSRTEDKGFAVGFEDLPKGQLRELNAEYFQYFDSLVDALVQRGIAPVYQPVFHGYGWKGGGTAGNKVSADDYARYCRYLVARYGARPAIWLIGGDGPAVNPTVVEQLDQSGQEIERWDAYRQPTGIHYSPHAWNRTHQDKTWLDFQWCQTGHNGEHVPERVADMWRNLPVKAVANGEPTYENIGETGKGAGWWQGHEAICNVTAGGTMGVVYGAASLWNWVLHPDEPGHEVWCTAPGAGWEEALEFEGSRYPGVLAKIMNQYPIRGMQPDWTCTYGRRGLLIPDKLFVLYLPTGGRTAIVSTEVPNAYRVYDLKTGQVVDKGRLPDDRRRSIDVGVTDQPRLVVFHSEG, encoded by the coding sequence ATGAATCGAGTTTTACAAATCCGACCGGCGTTGGCGTCGGTGTTTCTGGTGTGTGTTTGTACGTGCGGTGTGGCTGACGCCATGTCGGTCGTTAGTGCCGCGAAGGATGCACCGCAGTGGCAGGAATGCGAGATCGAGTTTTCAGCGACTGGTCGCTACGACAACGCCTACATTGATTGCAAAGCCTGGGTGGACTTTGTGCATGACGACGGGACGAAGATCCGCCGTCCGATGTTCTGGGATGGCGGTCAAACTTTTCGGGTGCGATTCGCTTCCACCAAGTCGTCGGGGACTTGGAAGTGGACGTCGGGCAGCGGTCCGGTTGATGATGGTCTGCATGACCTTTCCGGTGAACTGACTGCTCGACCGACCGGAGTGGCTGAAACGATTTTCCAGCGGCATGGTTTCTGGTCGATCCCTGCAGGGGAACGGAACTTGGTGCACTCCGATGGCAAGTCGTGCTTTCTGTGTGCGGATACTGCGTGGGCGCTTCCCTGGCGTGCCACGGTTGATCAAGCCGTTCGTTATGCCGATGACCGAGCGGAGAAAGGGTTCAACGCCGCACTGCTGATGACCGTGATGCCGGATTCCAATACGACGGGACCTCGATCTCGCACCGAAGATAAAGGTTTCGCTGTGGGATTCGAAGACTTGCCGAAGGGGCAATTGCGTGAGTTGAACGCAGAGTATTTTCAGTACTTTGATTCTCTGGTGGATGCCCTGGTCCAACGTGGCATCGCGCCCGTCTATCAGCCTGTGTTTCATGGCTATGGATGGAAAGGCGGCGGGACCGCGGGTAACAAAGTCAGCGCGGATGATTATGCCCGGTACTGTCGTTACTTGGTGGCACGCTACGGTGCTCGACCAGCGATCTGGTTGATCGGTGGAGACGGGCCGGCGGTCAATCCGACCGTCGTCGAACAATTGGACCAGTCGGGGCAAGAAATCGAACGTTGGGATGCGTACCGGCAACCGACGGGCATCCACTACTCGCCTCATGCTTGGAACCGAACCCATCAAGACAAGACGTGGCTGGATTTTCAGTGGTGCCAAACGGGACACAACGGCGAACATGTGCCGGAACGTGTTGCCGACATGTGGCGAAACTTGCCCGTCAAAGCCGTCGCCAATGGCGAACCGACTTACGAGAACATCGGCGAAACCGGCAAAGGTGCGGGGTGGTGGCAGGGTCACGAAGCGATCTGTAACGTCACCGCCGGTGGAACGATGGGGGTGGTGTACGGGGCGGCGAGTCTGTGGAATTGGGTGCTTCATCCCGACGAACCCGGCCACGAAGTTTGGTGCACCGCTCCGGGAGCGGGTTGGGAAGAAGCATTGGAATTCGAGGGCTCGCGATATCCCGGCGTGCTGGCAAAGATCATGAACCAGTATCCGATTCGTGGCATGCAACCGGACTGGACCTGCACGTACGGTCGTCGAGGCTTGTTGATTCCCGACAAGCTTTTTGTGCTGTATCTGCCCACCGGTGGCAGAACGGCGATCGTTTCGACGGAGGTGCCAAACGCGTATCGTGTTTACGACTTGAAGACCGGTCAGGTTGTCGACAAAGGTCGCTTGCCCGACGATCGTCGCCGTTCGATCGATGTCGGTGTCACCGATCAACCACGGTTGGTCGTGTTTCATTCCGAAGGCTAG
- a CDS encoding aldehyde dehydrogenase family protein, whose protein sequence is MFQTDRKLRCRVVGAARHQVVRRVDALVDACRSAQRTVDSETVAAELIPLCDALKFIADQGPKILADRRVGTRGRAVWLWGVQSRVQRVPWGDVLILAAWNYPLLLPGVQLAQALAAGNRVWVKPAPGCESATRILADCFFDAGVPTDCLSILDSTVDAATRRIDQGVDLVVLTGGVATGRTVMHALAETVTPSIMELSGCDAMVVLPGADLDRVASAVRFGLTFNAGATCIGPRRLLIGADGGKDLSTRLSPMLSSGKPLVVHPSALGTVVELVEEALDRGARDFLGLFDLQRLRNDRSMHPLILTDVPDDCRIGHSDVFAPVMTVDRCGDEESVVRRVNDCPYRLAASVFGPHDQARRLADRLSVGSVVVNDLIAPTADARLPFGGRGASGHGVTRGPEGLLSMTTVRVISRRKGSVTPHLSPPQQSDADLLSGSLAMTHGKGWRQKWQGLKRVVAAARRR, encoded by the coding sequence GTGTTTCAGACTGATCGGAAATTGCGATGTCGGGTGGTGGGGGCGGCGCGGCATCAGGTGGTGCGGCGGGTTGATGCGTTGGTCGACGCTTGTCGTAGTGCACAGCGAACGGTGGACAGCGAAACGGTCGCTGCGGAGCTGATTCCGTTGTGCGACGCGTTGAAGTTCATCGCCGATCAGGGACCCAAAATTTTGGCCGATCGGCGGGTCGGGACCCGCGGTCGAGCCGTCTGGTTGTGGGGCGTCCAAAGCCGAGTCCAGCGGGTGCCGTGGGGTGATGTGCTGATCTTGGCGGCTTGGAATTATCCGTTGCTGTTGCCCGGAGTGCAGTTGGCCCAAGCGCTGGCCGCGGGGAACCGTGTTTGGGTCAAGCCCGCGCCGGGCTGTGAGTCCGCGACACGGATCTTGGCGGATTGCTTTTTTGACGCCGGCGTCCCCACGGATTGCTTGTCGATCCTGGATTCGACCGTCGACGCGGCGACGCGGCGGATCGATCAAGGCGTCGACTTGGTGGTGCTGACCGGCGGTGTGGCGACGGGGCGGACCGTGATGCACGCTTTGGCCGAAACCGTGACGCCGTCGATCATGGAACTGAGCGGCTGTGATGCGATGGTCGTCTTGCCGGGGGCGGACCTGGACCGTGTTGCTTCGGCGGTACGTTTCGGTCTGACGTTCAACGCGGGCGCGACTTGTATCGGGCCGCGACGTTTGCTGATCGGTGCCGATGGGGGGAAGGATTTGTCGACGCGGCTTTCACCGATGCTGTCATCCGGCAAGCCGCTGGTGGTGCATCCCAGCGCGCTTGGCACCGTCGTCGAGTTGGTCGAAGAAGCGTTGGATCGCGGGGCGAGGGATTTTTTGGGTTTGTTCGATCTTCAGCGGCTTCGGAATGATCGTTCGATGCATCCTTTGATCCTGACCGACGTTCCAGATGATTGTCGGATCGGCCACAGCGACGTGTTCGCGCCGGTGATGACGGTTGATCGGTGCGGCGACGAGGAATCTGTGGTGCGACGCGTCAATGATTGCCCATACCGTCTGGCGGCATCGGTCTTTGGTCCCCATGATCAGGCGCGACGATTGGCCGACCGGTTGAGCGTGGGCAGTGTGGTCGTGAACGATCTGATTGCACCGACGGCGGACGCCAGGTTGCCGTTCGGCGGGCGGGGTGCGAGCGGTCACGGCGTGACTCGAGGACCGGAAGGCTTGTTATCGATGACGACGGTTCGTGTGATCAGCCGGCGAAAGGGATCGGTGACGCCGCACTTGTCACCGCCCCAACAATCCGATGCCGATTTGCTGTCAGGTTCGCTGGCGATGACGCACGGCAAAGGCTGGCGGCAAAAATGGCAAGGTTTGAAGCGGGTGGTTGCTGCGGCCCGTCGTCGCTAG
- a CDS encoding phytoene desaturase family protein — MIASESPSRRIVVIGGGLAGLSSACVLAARGHSVVLLEKNEWVGGKAAVHRAEGYRFDMGPTIVTLPSVLKKVFSEADRAMEDYLDMIPLDPQWRCFFDADESGGHPASVLDLVPNIDQMKNHLRDFTGGDQNGNGYEKFIQLSQQLHGVSDRFFFWRSVGGLRDTMEVGGAFNAAVLKDVMSLRMGKSVASVVRSHVPDHRVAQMMDHFTQYVGSSPYQSPAVLCGIAHMQTEEGIWYPMGGTRAVPEALEKLAGELGVEIHTETDVMRIEQDGNRVTGVVTVDGQTFPCDAVVSNCDAVRTYRELLKDTPVSKSFEKSNKYEAACSGVVLYLGLDRRFDQFLHHNFVFSRDAEEEFDYIYRRGEPAPDPTAYVCAPAVSEPAVAPEGGEALYILVHTPYLRPGHDWKKMLPEYREVILDKLEKTAGATGIRDAIRYEASLTPEGIHHRYRVLNGAIYGLASHGKYLGAFKPGNRRRDLKGLYLAGGAAHPGPGMPMVLMSGWIAADSLDQDARAGSLQTTGVGV; from the coding sequence ATGATTGCATCGGAATCCCCATCGCGTCGTATTGTCGTGATCGGCGGCGGTTTGGCCGGCTTGTCATCGGCTTGCGTATTGGCCGCTCGTGGTCACAGTGTCGTTTTGCTGGAGAAAAACGAATGGGTGGGCGGCAAGGCGGCGGTGCATCGCGCCGAAGGCTACCGTTTCGACATGGGGCCGACGATCGTGACGTTGCCCAGCGTGCTGAAGAAGGTCTTTTCCGAAGCCGATCGGGCGATGGAAGATTACTTGGACATGATCCCGCTGGATCCGCAGTGGCGATGCTTCTTCGATGCCGATGAATCCGGCGGGCATCCTGCGTCGGTCTTGGACTTGGTCCCCAATATCGACCAAATGAAGAATCACCTACGTGATTTCACCGGTGGTGATCAGAACGGCAATGGATATGAGAAGTTCATCCAGTTGAGCCAGCAACTGCACGGCGTTTCGGACCGCTTTTTCTTCTGGCGCAGCGTCGGCGGATTGCGTGACACGATGGAAGTCGGCGGTGCTTTCAACGCCGCGGTTTTGAAAGACGTGATGTCGTTGCGGATGGGCAAAAGTGTGGCGTCGGTGGTGCGTTCACACGTGCCCGATCATCGTGTCGCCCAGATGATGGACCACTTTACCCAGTACGTTGGTTCGTCGCCCTATCAGTCGCCCGCGGTGTTGTGTGGAATCGCCCACATGCAAACCGAGGAAGGCATTTGGTACCCGATGGGTGGCACTCGAGCGGTTCCCGAGGCCTTGGAAAAGCTGGCCGGGGAATTGGGTGTGGAAATACACACCGAAACCGACGTCATGCGGATCGAACAAGACGGCAATCGTGTCACGGGTGTGGTGACCGTCGACGGCCAGACGTTCCCCTGCGATGCGGTGGTCAGCAATTGCGATGCGGTGCGGACGTACCGCGAATTGCTGAAAGATACCCCGGTATCCAAGTCCTTTGAAAAGAGCAACAAGTACGAAGCGGCCTGCAGCGGCGTCGTCCTGTACCTGGGACTCGATCGCCGGTTCGACCAGTTCTTGCACCACAACTTTGTGTTCTCGAGAGACGCGGAAGAGGAATTCGATTACATCTATCGTCGCGGTGAACCGGCACCCGATCCCACGGCCTATGTTTGTGCACCCGCCGTCAGCGAACCGGCTGTTGCACCGGAGGGCGGCGAGGCGCTGTACATTCTGGTCCACACGCCGTACCTGCGACCCGGACACGATTGGAAAAAGATGCTGCCGGAGTATCGTGAAGTGATCCTGGACAAGCTGGAGAAGACCGCCGGCGCGACGGGCATTCGCGATGCGATTCGTTACGAAGCGTCGTTGACCCCCGAGGGGATTCATCACCGTTATCGCGTGTTGAACGGCGCGATCTATGGTTTGGCGAGTCATGGGAAATACCTGGGGGCGTTCAAGCCGGGCAATCGCCGTCGTGATTTGAAAGGCTTGTACCTGGCCGGCGGTGCGGCGCATCCCGGGCCGGGGATGCCGATGGTTTTGATGAGCGGTTGGATCGCCGCGGATTCGTTGGACCAGGACGCTCGCGCGGGATCACTGCAAACGACCGGCGTCGGCGTCTGA
- a CDS encoding lysophospholipid acyltransferase family protein, protein MTKSRSDRDDHLPPIPGWFQDGFHRFLKPYLRRHFHAIAIESDTRGALNVPSDVPLIVYANHPSWWDPLIAHFVNRVSFPGRQFWAPIDADALRQYEVFKKLGFFGVQLNSKSGAADFLKASQLALHHRDDQGNCDGALWVTPEGRFCDPRDHTAALMPGLSHLCQRLSSGVVLPLVMEYAFWDERLPMCLLTAGQVMDVSQHPDWDKAMWNQRLTESMRSAQDRLAGLVVDRDSGPFTNLLAGKKGTGGLYDWLRRSKSMLTGKRYKATHGDQFS, encoded by the coding sequence ATGACGAAATCGCGATCGGATCGGGACGACCACTTGCCGCCGATACCGGGTTGGTTCCAGGACGGGTTTCATCGTTTCTTGAAGCCCTATTTGCGTCGTCACTTCCATGCGATCGCGATCGAATCGGACACGCGGGGTGCGTTGAATGTTCCCTCGGACGTTCCGCTGATCGTTTACGCGAACCATCCGTCGTGGTGGGATCCGCTGATCGCCCACTTCGTCAATCGCGTCAGCTTTCCCGGTCGACAATTTTGGGCTCCGATCGATGCCGATGCGTTGCGTCAGTACGAAGTGTTCAAAAAGCTGGGGTTCTTTGGCGTTCAGCTGAATAGCAAATCGGGTGCGGCGGATTTCTTGAAAGCCAGTCAACTGGCTCTGCATCATCGTGATGACCAGGGCAATTGTGATGGAGCGTTGTGGGTGACGCCGGAGGGACGATTCTGCGACCCGCGTGATCACACCGCCGCGTTGATGCCGGGGTTATCACATCTGTGCCAGCGACTTTCATCCGGTGTCGTGTTGCCGCTGGTGATGGAGTACGCGTTTTGGGACGAGCGATTGCCGATGTGCTTGCTGACCGCCGGGCAAGTGATGGACGTGTCACAGCATCCGGACTGGGACAAGGCGATGTGGAACCAGCGGTTGACCGAGTCGATGCGATCGGCGCAGGATCGATTGGCCGGGTTGGTGGTGGATCGTGACAGTGGCCCCTTCACGAATTTGCTGGCCGGTAAGAAAGGCACCGGCGGGCTGTATGATTGGCTGCGGCGATCCAAGAGCATGTTGACGGGGAAACGTTACAAAGCCACGCACGGGGACCAGTTTTCATGA
- a CDS encoding glycosyltransferase family 2 protein gives MIWLLVAIILVPLVALPAAMFAVNVRLFMLGSSDISGLDGSEQGKAVSVLVPARDEAAGIEACVQAALASRNVEVEVVVMDDGSTDGTDQIVQRLASQDDRVVYCQGKALPDGWNGKQFACWQLSQAARHDRMAFIDADVRLQPDALEILSRRMDRTGVALLSMFPHQETGTFWEKLLIPMMHYVLLGYLPMARMRASDSPGFAAGCGQFFLTDRDAYRTAGTHEAIRGSRHDGVKLPRAYRTAGLMTDVVDGTHLARCRMYHNAAEVFRGVLKNATEGIASPRLIVPFSILLIGASVAPTFLLVAYAWGWAWGWASGNTDPILPAVDMAIGAMIVGLFVMSIYPRAMAAIVFRQSWTGVILHPIAVLVFILLQWIAWMQSLLGIQVAWRGRVEKP, from the coding sequence ATGATCTGGTTGCTCGTTGCGATCATTCTGGTGCCCCTGGTGGCGTTGCCCGCGGCGATGTTTGCGGTCAACGTGCGATTGTTCATGCTGGGATCATCCGATATTTCTGGTTTGGATGGATCCGAACAGGGGAAGGCTGTCTCAGTCTTAGTGCCCGCGCGTGATGAGGCTGCGGGGATCGAGGCCTGCGTGCAGGCGGCGCTGGCCAGTCGGAACGTCGAAGTGGAAGTGGTCGTGATGGACGACGGTTCGACGGACGGTACCGACCAGATCGTCCAGCGTTTGGCATCCCAAGACGACCGTGTCGTGTATTGCCAGGGAAAGGCGTTGCCCGACGGTTGGAACGGCAAACAATTCGCTTGTTGGCAATTGTCGCAAGCGGCCCGCCATGACCGGATGGCTTTCATCGATGCCGATGTGCGGTTACAACCCGATGCACTGGAGATCCTGAGTCGCCGGATGGATCGTACCGGAGTGGCGTTGTTGTCGATGTTCCCACATCAGGAAACCGGAACTTTCTGGGAAAAGTTGCTGATCCCGATGATGCACTATGTGTTGCTGGGATACCTGCCGATGGCTCGGATGCGGGCCAGTGATTCGCCGGGTTTTGCCGCCGGATGTGGCCAATTCTTTCTGACCGATCGTGATGCTTACCGGACGGCGGGCACGCACGAAGCGATTCGTGGATCGCGTCACGATGGCGTGAAGCTGCCGCGGGCGTATCGCACCGCCGGATTGATGACCGACGTGGTCGATGGGACTCATTTGGCCCGGTGCCGCATGTACCACAACGCCGCGGAGGTGTTCCGGGGTGTCCTGAAGAACGCGACCGAGGGGATCGCCAGCCCGCGTTTGATCGTGCCGTTCAGCATCCTTTTGATCGGTGCTTCGGTGGCACCGACCTTTTTGCTGGTCGCCTATGCCTGGGGGTGGGCCTGGGGTTGGGCTTCGGGCAACACGGATCCCATTTTGCCTGCGGTCGACATGGCCATCGGTGCCATGATCGTCGGGCTGTTCGTGATGTCGATCTATCCGCGAGCGATGGCCGCGATCGTGTTTCGTCAATCCTGGACGGGAGTGATCTTGCACCCGATCGCGGTGTTGGTCTTCATCCTATTGCAATGGATCGCTTGGATGCAATCGTTGCTGGGGATTCAAGTCGCCTGGCGCGGACGCGTCGAAAAACCGTGA